Proteins encoded within one genomic window of Calonectris borealis chromosome 1, bCalBor7.hap1.2, whole genome shotgun sequence:
- the FBXL3 gene encoding F-box/LRR-repeat protein 3, with translation MKRGRKTNEANSSSSEEATEKESKRHKVIDEKTIVVQSPDWANLLQDIILQVFQYLPLLDRAHASQVCRSWNQVFHMPDLWRCFEFELNQPATSYLRATHPELIKQIIKRHSNHLQYVSFKVDSSKESAEAACDILSQLVNCSLKTLGLISTARPSFMDLPKSHFISALTVVFVNSKSLSSLKIDDTPVDDPSLKVLVANNSDTLKLLKMSSCPHVSPAGILCVADQCHGLRELALNYHLLSDELLLALSSEKHVRLEHLRIDVVSENPGQTQFHTIQKSSWDAFIKHSPKVNLVMYFFLYEEEFDPFFRYEIPVTHLYFGRSVSKDVLGRVGMTCPRLVELVVCANGLRPLDEELIRIAERCKYLSAVGLGECEVSCSAFVEFVKMCGGRLSQLSIMEEVLIPDQKYSLEQIHWEVSKHLGRVWFPDMMPTW, from the exons atGAAACGAGGAAGGAAAACTAATGAGGCCAACAGCAGTTCATCTGAAGAGGCAACTGAGAAAGAATCCAAGAGACACAAGGTTATAGATGAGAAAACCATAGTTGTGCAGAGTCCTGACTGGGCGAACCTGCTTCAAGACATTATCCTGCAGGTATTTCAGTACTTGCCCCTTCTGGATCGTGCTCATGCATCGCAGGTCTGCCGAAGCTGGAACCAAGTGTTTCATATGCCTGATCTCTGGAGGTGTTTTGAGTTTGAACTGAATCAACCAGCTACGTCTTACCTGAGGGCTACGCATCCTGAACTAATCAAGCAAATAATAAAGAGGCATTCCAATCACCTGCAGTACGTAAGCTTCAAG gtGGACAGTAGCAAGGAAtctgcagaagcagcttgtgATATTTTATCACAGCTTGTGAATTGCTCTCTGAAAACACTTGGGCTAATTTCAACTGCCCGGCCAAGCTTCATGGATTTACCAAAG tctcaCTTTATTTCTGCACTGACAGTGGTGTTTGTAAACTCCAAATCCCTCTCTTCACTTAAGATTGACGATACACCAGTAGACGATCCATCTCTCAAAGTGCTAGTGGCTAACAACAGTGACACGCTCAAACTGTTGAAAATGAGCAGTTGTCCTCATGTTTCTCCAGCTG GTATCCTTTGCGTGGCTGACCAGTGTCATGGTTTACGTGAGTTGGCGCTGAACTACCACCTGCTGAGTGACGAGCTTCTGCTTGCTTTGTCTTCTGAAAAACATGTCAGGCTAGAACACTTGCGCATCGATGTTGTCAGTGAAAATCCTGGACAGACTCAGTTCCACACGATTCAGAAGAGCAGCTGGGACGCTTTCATCAAGCATTCTCCTAAAGTAAATTTAGTGATGTACTTTTTCTTGTACGAAGAAGAGTTTGACCCGTTCTTTCGTTACGAAATACCTGTCACTCACCTTTACTTTGGAAGATCGGTAAGCAAAGACGTACTTGGCCGCGTTGGGATGACGTGTCCTCGGTTAGTGGAACTGGTGGTGTGCGCCAATGGATTACGGCCACTGGATGAGGAGCTGATCCGTATTGCAGAACGTTGCAAGTATCTGTCAGCCGTTGGCCTAGGAGAATGTGAAGTCTCTTGCAGTGCCTTTGTTGAGTTTGTGAAGATGTGTGGCGGTCGTCTCTCTCAGCTTTCTATTATGGAGGAAGTTTTGATTCCTGATCAGAAATACAGCTTAGAGCAGATTCATTGGGAAGTTTCAAAGCATCTCGGTAGAGTCTGGTTCCCGGACATGATGCCCACATGGTAA